A genomic segment from Cricetulus griseus strain 17A/GY chromosome 8, alternate assembly CriGri-PICRH-1.0, whole genome shotgun sequence encodes:
- the LOC100771810 gene encoding taste receptor type 2 member 107-like, translated as MLSAEEGILLFVATSEAVLGVLVNAFIALVNCMDCVRSKKLSKIGFILIGLAISRIGVIWIIILQGYVQLFVPHMLTSGNLTENITYLWVVISHLSVWFATNLNILYFLKIANFSHSLFLCLKRRIRSVFIFLLGCLLTSWLLSFPQMIKIVHERKMYQGNTSWFDQRKNYFLITQSLTNLGIFFFSVVALITCFLIIIFLWRHIRQMQLNVSGFRDLNTEVHVKAMKVLISFMVLFILHVIGIAIEITCFTLPQNQLLFITGLTATCLYPCGHSIILILGNSQLMQAFLKMLQHIKC; from the coding sequence ATGCTGAGTGCAGAAGAAGGCATCCTCCTTTTTGTTGCCACTAGTGAGGCAGTGCTGGGAGTTTTGGTGAACGCATTCATTGCACTTGTGAACTGCATGGACTGTGTCAGGAGCAAGAAGCTCTCTAAGATTGGCTTCATTCTCATTGGCTTGGCGATTTCCAGAATTGGTGTCATATGGATAATAATTTTACAGGGGTATGTACAATTGTTTGTCCCACATATGTTAACTTCTGGAAACCTAACTGAAAATATTACTTACCTTTGGGTAGTTATCAGTCACTTAAGTGTCTGGTTTGCCACCAACCTGAACATCCTCTACTTTCTAAAGATAGCTAATTTTTCCCACTCTCTATTTCTCTGCCTGAAGAGGAGGATCCGTTCAGTTTTTATCTTTCTATTGGGATGCTTGCTTACATCATGGCTACTGTCTTTTCCACAAATGATAAAGATAGTTCATGAGAGAAAAATGTACCAAGGGAACACATCTTGGTTTGACCAAAGGAAAAATTACTTTCTAATTACCCAAAGTTTAACCAATCTGGgaatctttttcttctctgtggtaGCCCTGATTACCTGCTTCCTGATAATCATTTTCCTCTGGAGACACATCAGGCAAATGCAGTTGAATGTCTCAGGATTCAGAGACCTCAACACAGAAGTTCATGTGAAAGCCATGAAAGTTCTAATATCTTTTATGGTCCTCTTTATCTTGCATGTTATAGGCATTGCCATAGAAATAACATGCTTTACTCTGCCACAAAACCAACTGCTCTTTATAACCGGTTTGACAGCCACATGCCTCTATCCCTGTGGTCACTCAATCATCCTAATTCTAGGAAACAGCCAGCTGATGCAAGCCTTTTTGAAGATGCTGCAGCACATAAAAtgctga